TAAGTCACCACATAAACGGGGCACTGATTGATCAGGGCTGCAGGACAAGGACTTAGGAGCCTTGTTTCTCCTGACAGCCCCAAGAAAGGGCAGAAGTGGGGTTTAtaagcacaaaaatcacaaacatttgttgccaagttacagttacaattttcaccaatcaggatTTAGCAATTAGGGTGTTCCTTCATTGTTAATCAATATACAATGCAAgcctttcagtccaaccaatcagattcatttgttccttctgttgttACGAACAGTCATATTGTTTCTAGGGAACTAAAGATGCATAGTGattatttctattgtttaagGGAGAGGTAGGATCAGCTATTGGAAAGTTCCCAGCTCTCCTAGGACTTGGGAACCAGAACTTTATTTAACCCTGCaagtaaaatggagtctgaagtcaaaatggcagtatTCAGGCCACGGTGCTTTTACCTGCTCCcttcatcatggtgagaagcatggtggcatgcaggcagacatggtgctggagaaacagctgagagttctacaactggatcctcaggcaacaggaagagagggagacactggacctggcttgggcttcagaaaccccaaatcccacccccagtgacacacttcttctataaggccacacccactccaacaaggccacagttcctaatcctttcaaacagttccactccctgatgattaagtattcaaatctatgagccaatgggggccattctcatccaaactgaTGCAATATCTCCTGCTGAATCCTGAGCTCATTAATTCCATTCAGCTGCTCAAGTAAAGCCCTGTTGCCCCAGGGATCCCATTCCTACCTACTGAACACAGGCAGGCCACTAAAGTCAGCCAACTTTCAAAAGCATACAGTCACCAAGAAATGTTCTTACTATTGCCCTAACATAAAATACATTCATATCTATTACATTCCAATAACTTAGTCACTTAGACAGTACAAACATATTACAAACCATATAAATTACTTGCTTAGAAATTTAAGTATGAATtctaaaaatgaccttaaatgtACATTCTCAAGATAAACTCAGAATTCAGTGTTTCACGTCTTGAAATTTGTCAAGTATGCCAGTAGAAGCAACAGACCCATGGGGGTCATTTTTAGGAGAGATTGTTGAAATTTCTTGAGATAGTCAtagtcttaaattttttatttttgtagttttgagacagggacttgctGTTTTGTCCAGTGCAGTCTTGAACTCTAGGCTGAAATGATCCTCCTCCATTAGTCTCCCAAGTAGACAGGCACACACCTCCACACCttgttatttatataattttgaaaCCTGATGGTGGCTGGCTGAGATTAGATAAACTGAATAAATGTGAAAGACTGGCTGATGTTTCTTGAGTCCACTTTAAAGCACTGAATTATAAAAGAATACTGTCAGCATCCTGGGGTGTAGCTAGTGACAGAGCttttgcctggcatgtgcaagaCTCTATGTTCTATCCCTAgtaccataaacacacacacacacacacacacacacacaaagccaggcatggctcaTGTTGTagttccagcatttggaaggcagaggcaagaggattactgCAAACTGTGTACACTGGTAGAGTATAGATTAGAGTTCTTCcttagagaggaagaaaatgattagttttctagaattttcatttaatatagtTCATTAAGAagccaaatattttatttcatgtatgtagGAATTAGAGTGCTTGTCAATTGTATCTTCTCAAAGCTAGAAGATATCAATTAAAGAGTAGTACACTTGAATGGTATAATATAAAAGTAGAGGAGTAAgacatgatggctcatgcctgtaatctcagcacttggaagactgaagCCCAACCTGGGGTaggtacatagtaagttccagggcagcctgagctacacaaagagagaccctatcttagaaagaaaacaagtagacagcaacaataaaatattCTATAGCAGATATCCAACATTATTCCTTTTTGAAGATAAAAACATCTGCTTACAGAATTTTATTGTTGgtgtaataataaattattattgaGTATCTGAGGAGGCTGGTTATTCAATCTTCTTGACTGAATTCTATATAGATAGAAACTTACTATAAGGACAAAAGGCAATTTGATCCCAAAGTGTGTAGGAAATTGCCTGAGAGTTTAGGCTAGAAATATAAACAATCAAAactagagggttttttttaatgcaacTGGTCTTATATTAGAATAAACGAATTAATAACTCTAAAATATCACCTGTCACTGTTGTAATTTTAACCAAAGCACTAGAGATGTGAAAACATCAGGAAAATAAGACTTTCAGACTGGAATGAATAGGAAGGGTTTGGATAACAGTTAAAACAATCATTTTGAAACAAGTGGCCTATGGAGCCCATAGTAACTGCTCAGTGAAGCAGGCCTGCTGCAGGTGATTGAGAGCAATGGAGAAATGTAACTGAGTCTGGAAGGGAGTCCTGGACTCCTCACTTCTCTGGAGGCCCATCACCCACCTCTTTCCTGCGAAAGAAGATGAACAGGGACTTCACTGTGCCATCACCGCTCTGCTGAgaaaagcagaggaaggtggCCCAGAGGAAACCACACAGTCCCGTATAAGCTGTTCTCCAGTGCACAGGGACAAGGCTGAAGTTGGTTAGCTGCAATGCAAAGAGAGTCTATTAGGAATGGACAGGTAACAgagtttgttttgggttttgtttttattccacgctagggactaaactcagggcctaacacatgctaggcaaatgctctaccactgcgCCAAGACCCAGCCGCAGATTCTCTATAGATTTGCACTCACCTGCACAAAAGGCCAGTACATCAGACCACTCTGGAATAAAGAAAACCCTCATTAGAATGCTGTCTAGTTACAAAGCAAGCACAGTTCATTCTATAAGAGACTAAGAAATGCCAGGCACGTAGGGTGCCCAGTAGGACTAGATTGTACTCTGAGCTGATTAAATGAAGACATCTTGATACCTTGAGAATAGAGCAGGTGGAGACTTGAGGCCACAACTTGTAAGCCAGTACACCTTTTGTTAGTTATAAGTACAGAATAAAATTTCAGTCAAAAATTCTGGAAGAAATaggtactttaaaaataatcacatgtatttatatattataatttccaAGTGAGTAACagcatataatatacatatgttttTATCAGTGAATTTTTCAAAGTATAttccaacccccgccccccccccaaaaaattttttttgagatagggtatcacTATGTATCATTGGTTGGCCTGGAGTTTCGCCCACtctataaaccaagctggcttagaactcacacagattcacctgtctctgcttctccactgctggaactaaaggcatgcacaaaaAAAGCTGATTTATCCAaacaattctttttgtttgtttgtttggttggttgtttggttggttggtttgggttttttgagacagggtttcactgtgtagttctggctatctggaacttgttttgaagactaggctggccttgaactcacagagatccacctgcctctgcctcccgagtgctgggatcaaaggtgtgcaccaccaccgcctggctccaaaCAGTTCTTTATGGAACAATATGCAAACAATATATCTATGCTATCTCTTGGTACAGAACAAGATTGGCTGACATTACAAATTTCTTCTtacatttgtttagtgtgtgtgtgtgtgtgtgtgtgtgtgtgtgtgtgtgtgtgtgtgtgaagatactTGCGGGAATCTTGGAGACTAAACTCAGGcccatttacccactgagccatctcgccatcctcttaatttttaaaatctttctcttttaatttatttgcttttgtaactgggtcttgctctgtaccTCAGTttgatctcaaactcatggcagtccttctgcctcagccttctgagtgctggggttataagtaTTAATTTAACTATCaataattaatttttagaaaatacataCATGAGCCAGGCGTGATGGCAAATCTTTAATCCTAGCCACTAGGaggtagaatgtgtgtgtgtgtgtgtgtgtgtgtgtgtgtgtgtgtgtgtgtgtgtgtgtaagacagggGTCTTTCTGTAGGGGCACAGAAATCAGCTTGAAGGACCTCCCACTGACCAACTCTGGAATGCTGCGAGCACCAAAAAGAATTAAACCCAGTAATGAGTTTTAAAGCCTGGAAGAAAACAAGAACCCCAGAGTACACACCCACAATAAAGAAGTGGCTGGGACAGAAGAACAGGCCGTTGCTCACAGTACAGTGCTGAGTGACACCTGGTGAACACCAGTGCTGGGAAGACTCACCGCCCAACCCCAGCACATCAGGGCAGCTCAGGCAGAATCAGAGAGGCTAAGATGGCGCATGCACTGGGCCCTGAATCCCAGCCCCAGCACTGTGGGAAAAAGAGGGAATGGaatggaaggggaaagaaaatggAGGGGAATGAGGCACAGGCTACTTAGGAGAATGTgtgatcccagctacttgggaaactaaagcaggaggattgcaagttccaaGTCTCAAAAAAGAGCTGGGTATAACTCAATGGTAGCATGCATGTCTAGCATGCTTGAAGCCCAAAGTCATTCTCTAGCACtgcaaaaaataagtaaataaggctgaggatatggctcagttggtagagtgccttgCATCCACAAatctctgggttcaaatcccagcacacaaggtcatcctcagctcagTGACAACcttagctacatgagacctgtttCAATAATGACAATAATAGAGGTAGGACTAGGGTAAGTAGGGAGTGATACATTACTTGCCTAACATACGTGAGGACTTGGGTCTGATCCCAGTCCCCAAAAGGGATAAAAACAGAAGATAAGCCAGGATTCCCAAGACTCTGCACCCAAGGCAACACTGCGGGAGGAGATTACCAATGACTTGCACTTCCAATcctgcttcctgttctttctAACATTAGATGTACAGCACATTGTGGTGGCCTAcaatgcctataatctcagcactcaggaggctgaggcatgaggattacTGTACATTTTGGGACCATCCTTGAGTACAGAGTAggtttgggccagcctgggctacatagtgagaccatgtttcaaaacaaagaataaaaccaataaatatataaattaataaaacatgtcatatgtgtgtatctctctTGATACTCCCCCTTCTAAAATAAAGGACAAGGAAATCACATTCCAAAGTCTCTGTGGAGGCACAATTTCTATTCCAAGAGAAGTAGCAAGAGTTCTAAAcccagctgggtggcagtggtgcacacctttaatcccagcactcaggaggcagagccaggtggatctctgtgagttcaaggcgagactggtctacagagcaagacccaggacaggcaccaaaactacacagagaaaccctgtctcaaaaaaccaaaagtagtaaaaaaaaataaaaagagttctAAACCCCTTCCTTGCAGGAAATGTCCCTAACTATAGTGATTCAGGGAGTTCTACAGTTCAAATCTCCCCTTTGCCTTCAATCATCAAATGAGCAATGTTGCTTCTGGGGCTTATAACCATTCATCAGAAGATTCTAGAAACAGTGCAGGTGAGAGCTCAATAtggtttcgttttgttttgacttttgtgtttttaaactgagagctctcctccccactcccactaAACAAACACTTCTACCTCCAAGCTATAGCTCTACCCCTCAGCACTGCTCTGAATAGAGGATTAAGTACCTGTAAGATACTAGGAATATCCTGGAATCCTAAAAATTTATCTATctgattgttattattaattgAATTGCTGTGTCAGAGCTGAGAAATGTCACTGACTTTGCCAGGCCTGAAGACAATAAGCCTTCACTGAATGATGGGTAGTGTTGGATCAACAGCAACATATATCTTTGTACTGAATAAAGAACACAACAGGGGATTTGCTTCACTAGGAATAATCTCGGGAAACACCTCTGTGACATCCAGAAGGCTCTTTTCACAAAGACTCAACAGAACTCACACCTGGATGCACTGGCAGTGGGAACGAATCCTTGCCGACCCACAGCCTACAATCCTGTTTTGTGAATAGGTTTGGAAACCTATTGAATAAATTGTGATTGCTTGTAAGAATAAATCTAATGAAGTCAGAAATCATCGTGAACACCTGTGTGAATGCAGTGATAGTGTTTATTTCCCATCCCTGAGAAGTAGATGCCCTGAGGCCTCCTCAAATGTATCCATCCCAACATATTCAAGCTAGAAACATTTAGTGCACTGACCTACagtctcagctacttgggaggctgaggcaggaagcctCCTTGAGTCCAAAAGTTGTACGCCAATTTGGCAACATTACAAGatgttcattttcaaaataaaacaaactacaACAAATTAAGACAGAtctttttcaaaatattgtaTTCCCAGATCAACCAAACTGTAAGCCTGATTTCATCATAGTTGTTTTAAGCTGGTCCTGGTGGCctcaactgtaatcccagctcctcaAAACGTTGAGGATCCCAGGAATCAACAGTTCATGGCTGGCTGAGCTACAGTGAACTGAATGCCATGTGGTCAACTTAGAGTCCATgattcaagaaagaaaggaaggtgggagggaggggagaaggggaggaggggggaggaaaaaaaagaaagaagggaggaaaagggaaagaagagactAAAAGAAAAGCTAGGTGGgctagcaagatggttcagtgagtgaaaggagcttgctgctaagtctgatgacctgagttcaatccctggctcccacacattgtcctctgacttccacactcctAAACCCCATCATTCCACTAAATAAATAATGTCATTAATTTTGAAAAGCTAGGGAGCTCAGCATGacggcacatatctgtaatctcagctcttgggaggtggaggcaggaggatcaagaattcaaggccagtttgggttgtatgagaccccatctcaaagcaAGCAGTCAAGGAGGCAGGCATGGAACTCAGTGCTTGTCATTAGGCATAAGTTCAATCTTCAGTGGGGAAAAAAgttgtattaaaatgtttatttttaaaaatcacatttggggttggggatttagctcggtggtagagcgcttgcctagcaagcacaaggccctgggttcagtcctcagtccgacaataaaaaaaaaaaatcacattcatttagagtgtgtgtgtgagagagagaaagtgagagagagacagagatatctgtctgtctgtgtgcctacTTGTGAGAACATTCATTCACAAGTGCAGGCAGGCCATAGCAAGTATGTGGAGTTCAGGGACAACCGttagagttagttctctcctatCACCATGTAAATcccaggaatagaactcaggtcctcaggcttggcagcaaattcctttgcccactgagtcttCTCAATAACCCCTAAAGTAAGTGttctttaatgtttaaaatatttaaaaagatatgaTTACAATTTCAAAAGCCAGTCTTACCTTATATGTATTCCAGAATTTCTGCTTCAGGTCCAAAAATATGTCATCCTTTCCCTGGAGAATGCTCATACCTATTTATAGAAATATACCACAAGGATTTTAGAACCAGAATGGTTACTATCTAATAGTGTGTTCAAGTTTCTCATCCCAACAGCATCCAGGCACATCCAATTCCAACCATTTACTATGTTGCTGTTGACCCAACAGGAAAACAAGAATATCTCTATTTTAAAACCAAGTTTTAAAGGAACACCAAGTAGGAAATGAGAATAGTGAGTTATAAAAGATACAGCAGAATGATTATTTATCTAAATGAAAAATCCACAAAATGTAGCTAATTCTGCATTGGATAATgagtttgctttatttatttattgtgtgtgtttgcacttgCCGCTGCCcaagtgtggagatcagagaacaagttCTGGGGTCAGTTCcaaggttgtcaggcttagcagcaagtgcctttaccagctgagctatctttctgtccccttatttgtttttgtttttaaagtatttttaaaaatttagatttatgtatttgaatgttttccTCATATGTATGCATACCACAGTGCTGTGGATGCTTGTAAGctgtaatgtgggtgctggaaattgaagccTGGTATTTTGCAGGAACAAGTGTTTTTAACTgttaagtcatctctccagcccttcctttcccctctatATATACCCCTTGCTACCCTggagctctgtagcccaggctggcctccagctcacagagatctgcttgtttctgactcctgagtgctgggattaaaggcgtgcgccacttcGCCCAGCCTATTTGTCATTTTGTGAGACAGAACTTCAAGTTGTTCTCAAATTCACTATTAGGTAGCCAAAGATgactggatcctcctgcctctgcctcccaagtgctggaactatgGATgggaaccaccatgcccagctaggtGTTGCTGGGGCAGAGCCCAGGTGCTAAACAAGCACTCTGCTGAGTTGCAGCTCCAGCCCcaactttgaaaacaaaacaaaacaaaaaaacactttaatctttttcccttttcatctccttccttccttttgttcttttttatttgtgctgggattaaacctgTGGCCTGAAGCATGGTAAGCTtaccctctaccactgagcaacactgCCACATTCTCACTCTAAATCCAttcctttaaaaactaaaaataggatctctgtgagttcgaggccagcctggactaccaagtgagtcccaggaaaggcgtaaagctacacagagaaaccctgtctcgaaaaaccaaaaacaataaatgggacctctcgaaactgagaagcttttgtatggcaaaagacacagtcaataagacaaaaagacagccaacagaatgggaaaagatctttaccaaccccacatctgacagaggactgatctccacagtatataaagaactcaagaaactagacatcaaaatactgaacagtccaattaaaaaatgggctaaagagctaaacagagatttcacaaaacaagacataaaaatggctgaaagacatttaaagaaatgctcaacatccttaatcatcaaagaaatgcaaatcaaaacgactctgagataccaccttacacctatcagaatggctacgatcaaaaacaccaatgacagtcaatgttggagaggatgtggagcaaagggaacactcctccactgttggtgggaatgtaaacttgtacaaccactgtggaaatcagtatggcagtttctcagaaaattaggaatcgaactacctcaagacctagccatcctactcttgggcatatacccaaggaatgctgattcataccataaagatacatgctcagctatgttcctagcagcactatttgtaatagccagaacctggaaacaacctagatgcccgtcaacggaagaatggatgaaaaaaatgtggtacatatacacaatggagtactactcagcagagaaaaacaatgaaagcatgaaatttgcaggcaaatggatggaactataaaaaatcatactgagtgaggtaacccaaacccagaaagacagtcatggtatgtactcactcataagtggattctagatataaaataaagaacaatcagactacaacccatagaaccatgaaggctatatatatatatagcacggaggtccctaggatgactgtggcttataataactttcggttttactcaattattgaaaaaaaaaaagccaaatgaatggaaacacatgagctcgaaccaaaggctgaggggcccccagctggatcaggccctctgaataggtgagacagttgtttgggaggcaactaggcagtgggaccaagtcctgtgctcattgcatgagttggctgtttgaaacctggagcttatgcagggacacttggctcagtctgggaggaagggactggacctgcctggtctaagtctaccaggttgatcgcagtcctcgggggaggatttgccctggaggaggtgggaatggggggtgagctgggagtaaggggagggtgtgggagggggggagaataggggaacccgtggctgatatgtagaactgaatggtattgtaaaataaaataaaataaaatatccccatgtaaaaaaaaaaaaaaactaaaaatagccaAGTGGTAgtagcagcacacgcctttaatcccagcattcgggaggcagagccagatggatctctgtgagttcgaggccagcctggtctacagagcaagatccaggacaggcaccaaaactacacagagaaaccctgtctcaaaaaacaaacaaacaaacaaacaaataaaaaactactCGGCCCTGGACATTCTAGCAACTACACATTTCCCATCAGTATATTCCTACCAGAGTTTAACATTcaagaaacagagccaaaacctCACTTTTAAAGGAGAGTGTAAAAATAacagcatttaaaattttctaacagCCCTGATTGTGCActtgggtgggggttggggatatGAGAGTTATCAGCCAATGGCAGGAGATTCTTAGAATGAGActcaagagggctggagagatggagcagtggttaagagcattggctgctcttccagaggtcctgagttcaattcccagcaaccacatagtggctcccaaccatctctagtgggatctgctgccctctttaAAGACATGCAGATAgaaaaatcatatacataaaataaataaataaatcaaaaaaagaagaatgagactcaaaacaaaacccagcaaatATTGTAGTGCTGTGATCTGCTTACCCAGTTAATGCTAAGTACTCACATCACCACATTATTTGACCTTCCTAACAACTAACTCAGATGAGAAgagtttaaaggaagaaaagacagctaGTCATGGTGACCCTGTAAAATTAGCaaacaagaggctgaggcaggaggactgccatgagctcaaggccagattACACTACCCAACATGGCTCTGTCTAAAAATGAAGTGCTTTAGGGAGTGGAAGAGAAGAACCTGTCCAGGTGCACTACCCGAGTATCAGTTTTCAACTCCCACACCCATGTTCCCCCTCACTGTAACAAGAAACAGAGGAGACTAAACCAGCAAAAATCCAGACCAGTGATATAACAGAAGGCCTCAGGCCTTCATCACAGGTGtctccctgctgtggatatcgttctgtataaataaaaccctgattggccagcagccagacaggaagtataggtgggactaacagagaggagagaagaaaaggagaggaaggcagagggaggagacaccagctgccgttcagggagcatcatgtagaggcaacaggtaaagccatggaatacatggcaacatatagattaacagaaatgggctgagtataagagtaaaagctagacaatggtaggcctgagctaatggccgagcagtttaaataatataaaagttggtgtgtttattttataagtgggtccGGGACTGgcagggcttggcgggagctggagagaaagtcTCCAGCTACATCTCCCACACCCTGGGACAGCACCATTTCCTAGTCTCAGGGTGATCACACATACTATGACCACCAATATCAAGATGAAAAACATGGCTGAAAGCCTGGACTGTGCTGTCTT
This Peromyscus maniculatus bairdii isolate BWxNUB_F1_BW_parent chromosome 8, HU_Pman_BW_mat_3.1, whole genome shotgun sequence DNA region includes the following protein-coding sequences:
- the Mpv17l gene encoding mpv17-like protein isoform X2 codes for the protein MSILQGKDDIFLDLKQKFWNTYKSGLMYWPFVQLTNFSLVPVHWRTAYTGLCGFLWATFLCFSQQSGDGTVKSLFIFFRRKEVGDGPPEK